The following are encoded together in the Ovis aries strain OAR_USU_Benz2616 breed Rambouillet chromosome X, ARS-UI_Ramb_v3.0, whole genome shotgun sequence genome:
- the HCFC1 gene encoding host cell factor 1 isoform X2: protein MASAVSPANSPAVLLQPRWKRVVGWSGPVPRPRHGHRAVAIKELIVVFGGGNEGIVDELHVYNTATNQWFIPAVRGDIPPGCAAYGFVCDGTRLLVFGGMVEYGKYSNDLYELQASRWEWKRLKAKTPKNGPPPCPRLGHSFSLVGNKCYLFGGLANDSEDPKNNIPRYLNDLYILELRPGSGVVAWDIPITYGVLPPPRESHTAVVYTEKDNKKSKLVIYGGMSGCRLGDLWTLDIETLTWNKPSLSGVAPLPRSLHSATTIGNKMYVFGGWVPLVMDDVKVATHEKEWKCTNTLACLNLDTMAWETILMDTLEDNIPRARAGHCAVAINTRLYIWSGRDGYRKAWNNQVCCKDLWYLETEKPPPPARVQLVRANTNSLEVSWGAVATADSYLLQLQKYDIPATAATATSPTPNPVPSVPANPPKSPAPAAAAPAVQPLTQVGITLLPQAAAAPPTTTTIQVLPTVPGSSISVPAAARTQGVPAVLKVTGPQATTGTPLVTMRPASQAGKAPVTVTSLPAGVRMVVPTQSAQGTVIGSSPQMSGMAALAAAAAATQKIPPSSAPTVLSVPAGTTIVKTVAVTPGTTTLPATVKVASSPVMVSNPATRMLKTAAAQVGTSVSSAANTSTRPIITVHKSGTVTVAQQAQVVTTVVGGVTKTITLVKSPISVPGGSALISNLGKVMSVVQTKPVQTSAVTGQASTGPVTQIIQTKGPLPAGTILKLVTSADGKPTTIITTTQASGAGTKPTILGISSVSPSTTKPGTTTIIKTIPMSAIITQAGATGRGLPRCAGEKAGVTSSAGIKSPITIITTKVMTSGTGAPAKIITAVPKIATGHGQQGVTQVVLKGAPGQPGTILRTVPMGGVRLVTPVTVSAVKPAVTTLVVKGTTGVTTLGTVTGTVSTSLAGAGGHSTSASLATPITTLGTIATLSSQVINPTAITVSAAQTTLTAAAGLTTPTITMQPVSQPTQVTLITAPSGVEAQPVHDLPVSILASPTTEQPTATVTIADSGQGDVQPGTVTLVCSNPPCETHETGTTNTATTTVVANLGGHPQPTQVQFVCDRQEATAALVTSTVGQPNGSVVRVCSNPPCETHETGTTSTATTAMSGIGGGPRRDIRLACAATTIPTVVRVSVTAGASEGAQVSIKPACQTRQTSATSTTMTVMATGAPCSAGPLLRPSVALEAAGRGATLLQLGPLSAQVRPGGEERSLAGLGPLVSMGRQVEVHHTHTTNTATVARSAMGAGEPHELLGAPTLVYESSASASVTAAALEALLCPSATVTQVCSNPPCETHETGTTHTPTTATSGGAAGQPEGGQQPPASRPCETHQTASTGTTMSVSLGALLPDAAPSHRTLESSLEVAVPPAVAPQASASLLTPFPTQRVCSNPPCETHETGTTHTATTVTSNMSSNQDPPPPAGDQGEVESTQGDSVNIASSSPITTTVSSTLTRAVTTVTQSTPVPGPSVPKISSVTETAPGALTTEVPIPATITVTIANTETSDMPFSAVDILQPPEELQASPGPRQQLPPRQLLQPASAPLVGDSAEVLSASQSPELQAAVDLSSTGDPSSGQEPASSAVVATVVVQPPPPTQSEVDQLSLPQELMAEAQAGTTTLMVTGLTPEELAVTAAAEAAAQAAATEEAQALAIQAVLQAAQQAVMGTGEPMDTSEAAAAVTQAELSHLSAEGQEGQATTIPIVLTQQELAALVQQQQLQEAQAQQQQHHLPTEALAPADSLNDPTIESNCLNELAGAVPSTVGLLPPTATESLAPSNTFVAPQPVVVASPAKLQAAATLTEVANGIESLGVKPDLPPPPSKAPVKKENQWFDVGVIKGTNVMVTHYFLPPEDAVPTDDDSGTMPDYNQLKKQELQPGTAYKFRVAGINACGRGPFSEISAFKTCLPGFPGAPCAIKISKSPDGAHLTWEPPSVTSGKIIEYSVYLAIQSAQAGGETKSSTPAQLAFMRVYCGPSPSCLVQSSSLSNAHIDYTTKPAIIFRIAARNEKGYGPATQVRWLQETSKDSSGAKPASKRPMSSPEMKSAPKKSKADGQ from the exons ATGGCTTCGGCCGTGTCACCCGCCAACTCGCCAGCAGTGCTCTTACAGCCTCGCTGGAAGCGAGTGGTGGGCTGGTCGGGTCCAGTGCCCCGGCCCCGCCACGGCCACCGGGCTGTGGCTATCAAGGAGCTCATCGTGGTGTTTGGCGGCGGCAACGAGGGGATAGTGGACGAGCTGCACGTGTACAACACGG CGACCAACCAGTGGTTCATCCCGGCTGTGAGAGGGGACATCCCTCCTGGGTGTGCAGCCTATGGCTTCGTGTGCGATGGGACACGCCTGCTCGTGTTCGGAGGGATGGTGGAATACGGGAAGTACAGCAACGACCTCTACGAGCTCCAG GCAAGCCGGTGGGAATGGAAGAGACTGAAAGCAAAGACACCCAAAAATGGGCCTCCTCCGTGTCCTCGGCTCGGGCACAGCTTCTCCCTTGTGGGCAACAAATGTTACCTGTTTGGGGGTCTGGCCAATGATAGCGAGGACCCCAAGAACAACATTCCGAG GTACCTGAATGACTTATACATCCTGGAACTGCGGCCGGGCTCTGGAGTGGTAGCCTGGGACATTCCCATCACTTACGgtgtcctgcccccaccccgagAGTCTCACACTGCAGTGGTCTACACCGAGAAAGACAACAAGAAGTCCAAACTGGTGATCTATGGAGGGATGAGTGGCTGCAGGCTGGGGGACCTCTGGACCCTGGATATCG AGACTTTGACGTGGAATAAGCCCAGTCTCAGTGGGGTGGCACCTCTTCCTCGAAGTCTCCACTCGGCCACTACCATAGGAAACAA AATGTACGTGTTTGGTGGCTGGGTGCCTCTCGTCATGGATGACGTCAAAGTGGCCACACACGAGAAGGAGTGGAAGTGTACCAACACCCTGGCTTGTCTCAACCTGG ATACCATGGCTTGGGAGACCATCCTGATGGATACGCTGGAAGACAATATTCCCAGGGCCCGTGCCGGCCACTGTGCAGTAGCCATCAATACCCGCCTTTACATTTGGAGTGGGCGTGACGGCTACCGAAAGGCCTGGAACAACCAGGTCTGCTGCAAGGACCTCTGGTACCTGGAAACGG AAAAGCCGCCACCTCCAGCCCGGGTACAGCTGGTGCGAGCCAACACTAACTCCCTGGAGGTGAGCTGGGGGGCCGTGGCGACAGCCGACAGTTACCTTCTGCAGCTCCAGAAATATGACATTCCTGCCACGGCTGCCACTGCCACCTCCCCCACACCCAATCCAGTCCCGTCTGTGCCTGCCAATCCTCCCAAGAGCCCTGCCCCAGCAGCAGCCGCACCTGCCGTGCAGCCGCTGACCCAAGTAGGCATCACGCTCCTGCCCCAGGCTGCTGCCGCGCCCccgaccaccaccaccatccaggTCTTGCCGACGGTGCCTGGCAGCTCAATCTCCGTGCCCGCCGCAGCCAGGACTCAAG GTGTCCCGGCTGTGCTGAAAGTGACCGGTCCTCAGGCTACCACGGGAACCCCATTGGTCACCATGCGACCTGCCAGCCAGGCTGGGAAAGCCCCCGTGACTGTGACCTCCCTTCCCGCAGGCGTGCGGATGGTTGTGCCTACACAGAGTGCCCAGGGGACG GTCATTGGCAGCAGCCCACAGATGAGTGGCATGGCTGCATTGGCAGCCGCGGCTGCTGCCACCCAGAAGATCCCTCCTTCCTCGGCACCCACAGTCCTGAGTGTCCCGGCTGGCACTACCATCGTCAAAACCGTGGCCGTGACGCCAGGCACCACCACGCTCCCAGCCACTGTGAAGGTGGCCTCCTCACCAGTCATG GTGAGCAACCCAGCCACTCGCATGCTGAAGACTGCAGCTGCCCAGGTGGGGACCTCCGTCTCTTCTGCCGCCAACACATCTACCCGTCCCATCATCACTGTACACAAGTCCGGGACCGTGACAGTGGCCCAGCAAGCCCAGGTGGTGACCACAGTGGTGGGTGGAGTCACCAAGACCATCACCCTGGTGAAGAGCCCCATCTCGGTCCCAGGAGGCAGTGCTCTG ATTTCCAAtctgggcaaagtgatgtcagtGGTCCAGACCAAACCGGTTCAGACTTCGGCAGTCACAGGCCAGGCATCTACAGGCCCGGTGACTCAGATTATCCAG ACCAAAGGACCCCTGCCAGCCGGGACCATCCTGAAGCTGGTGACGTCTGCAGATGGCAAGCCCACTACCATCATCACAACCACGCAGGCCAGCGGGGCAGGGACTAAGCCTACCATCCTGGGCATCAGCAGTGTGTCCCCCAGCACCACCAAGCCCGGCACCACCACTAtcattaagaccatccccatgtcGGCCATCATCACACAGGCGGGCGCCACGGGTAGGGGCCTTCCCCGGTGTGCTGGGGAGAAAGCAG GTGTGACTAGCAGTGCCGGCATCAAGTCGCCCatcaccattatcaccaccaAGGTGATGACTTCTGGAACTGGAGCCCCCGCCAAAATCATCACGGCTGTTCCCAAAATCGCTACAGGCCACGGGCAGCAAGGAGTGACCCAG gtggtgctgaaGGGTGCACCTGGCCAGCCAGGCACCATCCTGCGCACCGTGCCTATGGGGGGTGTCCGCCTGGTTACCCCCGTTACTGTCTCTGCTGTCAAGCCGGCCGTCACCACACTGGTTGTCAAGGGCACCACAG gcGTCACGACCCTGGGCACGGTGACAGGCACCGTCTCTACCAGCCTGGCCGGAGCCGGGGGCCATAGCACCAGCGCCTCACTGGCCACGCCCATCACCACGTTGGGCACCATCGCCACCCTCTCAAGTCAGGTGATCAACCCCACTGCCATCACTGTGTCGGCGGCGCAGACGACGCTAACGGCGGCCGCTGGGCTCACCACGCCCACCATCACCATGCAG CCTGTCTCCCAGCCTACTCAGGTGACTCTGATAACGGCACCCAGCGGGGTGGAGGCCCAGCCTGTGCACGACCTCCCAGTGTCCATTCTGGCCTCCCCTACTACAGAACAGCCCACGGCCACGGTCACCATCGCTGATTCGGGCCAGGGTGACGTGCAGCCCGGCACCGTGACCCTGGTGTGCTCCAACCCGCCGTGTGAGACCCATGAGACGGGCACCACCAACACAGCCACCACCACCGTCGTCGCTAATCTCGGGGGGCACCCCCAGCCCACCCAAGTGCAGTTCGTCTGCGACAGACAGGAGGCCACTGCTGCTCTCGTGACCTCCACGGTGGGCCAGCCGAATGGCAGTGTCGTTCGTGTCTGCTCCAACCCGCCGTGTGAAACTCACGAGACTGGCACCACCAGCACAGCCACCACCGCCATGTCTGGCATCGGAGGTGGGCCGCGGCGAGACATCCGGCTCGCCTGCGCGGCCACCACCATTCCCACCGTGGTCCGGGTCAGCGTGACTGCCGGGGCGTCAGAGGGAGCCCAGGTTTCCATCAAGCCTGCGTGCCAAACCCGTCAGACCAGCGCAACCAGCACCACCATGACTGTGATGGCCACCGGGGCCCCGTGCTCAGCCGGCCCGCTCCTCAGACCAAGTGTGGCCCTCGAGGCCGCTGGCCGCGGTGCCACTCTCTTACAGCTGGGGCCGCTGAGTGCCCAGGTCAGGCCCGGTGGCGAGGAAAGGTCCCTTGCCGGCCTGGGCCCGCTGGTGTCCATGGGGCGCCAGGTGGAGGTGCATCACACGCACACGACCAACACAGCCACTGTGGCCCGCTCTGCCATGGGTGCCGGGGAGCCCCATGAGCTGCTGGGGGCCCCCACACTTGTGTACGAGAGTTCAGCCAGTGCCTCTGTGACTGCCGCGGCCTTGGAAGCACTGCTGTGCCCCTCGGCCACCGTGACCCAGGTCTGCTCCAACCCCCCGTGTGAGACCCACGAGACGGGcaccacccacacacccaccacaGCCACATCCGGAGGGGCTGCAGGCCAGCCAGAGGGCGGGCAGCAGCCTCCTGCCAGCCGGCCCTGTGAGACGCACCAGACCGCTTCCACTGGCACGACCATGTCTGTCAGCTTGGGCGCCCTGCTCCCGGATGCCGCCCCCTCCCACAGGACCCTGGAGTCCAGCCTGGAGGTGGCAGTGCCACCCGCAGTCGCCCCTCAGGCCAGCGCTTCGTTGCTCACTCCTTTCCCAACGCAAAGGGTGTGCTCCAACCCGCCCTGTGAGACGCACGAGACAGGCACTACGCACACAGCCACCACTGTCACCTCCAACATGAGTTCCAACCAAG ACCCCCCACCGCCTGCTGGTGACCAGGGAGAGGTGGAGAGCACCCAGGGAGACAGTGTGAATATCGCCAGTTCCAGTCCCATCACGACAACAGTGTCCTCCACGCTGACACGGGCCGTGACCACCGTGACGCAGTCCACGCCAGTCCCAGGCCCTTCGGTGCCG AAGATCTCATCTGTGACTGAGACTGCCCCAGGGGCTCTGACCACCGAAGTCCCCATCCCGGCCACGATTACAGTGACCATAGCCAACACAGAAACTTCTGACATGCCCTTCTCTGCTGTTGACATCCTGCAGCCCCCAGAGGAGCTCCAGGCCTCTCCAGGGCCGCGCCAGCAGCTTCCACCACGGCAGCTCCTGCAGCCTGCCTCCGCGCCCCTGGTGGGGGACTCCGCCGAGGTCCTGTCAGCCTCCCAGAGTCCTGAGCTCCAGGCCGCCGTGGATCTGAGCAGTACAGGGGACCCGTCTTCAGGCCAGGAGCCTGCCAGCTCGGCTGTGGTGGCCACCGTGGTGGTCCAGCCACCGCCACCCACCCAGTCCGAAGTAGACCAGTTGTCCCTCCCCCAAGAGCTGATGGCCGAGGCCCAGGCGGGCACCACCACCCTCATGGTGACAGGGCTCACCCCAGAGGAGCTGgcagtgactgctgctgctgaagcAGCCGCGCAGGCTGCAGCCACAGAGGAGGCCCAGGCCCTGGCCATCCAGGCTGTGCTCCAGGCTGCACAGCAGGCTGTCATGG GCACTGGGGAGCCTATGGATACTTCAGAGGCGGCCGCGGCAGTGACGCAGGCAGAGCTGAGCCACCTGTCGGCTGAGGGCCAGGAAGGCCAGGCGACCACTATCCCCATTGTGCTAACGCAACAGGAGCTGGCCGCCCTggtccagcagcagcagctccaggagGCGcaggcccagcagcagcagcaccacctgcCCACGGAAGCTTTGGCCCCTGCCGACAGCCTCAATGACCCGACCATCGAGAGCAACTGCCTCAATGAGCTGGCCGGGGCTGTGCCCAGCACCGTGGGCCTATTGCCCCCCACGGCCACCGAGA GCCTGGCCCCGTCCAACACATTTGTGGCCCCCCAGCCGGTCGTCGTGGCCAGCCCCGCGAAGCTGCAGGCCGCGGCCACCCTGACAGAAGTGGCCAACGGCATTGAGTCCCTGGGTGTG AAGCCAGACCTGCCACCGCCACCTAGCAAAGCCCCTGTAAAGAAGGAGAACCAGTGGTTTGACGTGGGGGTTATTAAGGGCACCAATGTGATGGTGACACACTATTTCCTGCCACCCGAAGACGCTGTCCCGACTGAT GATGACTCGGGCACCATGCCCGACTACAACCAGCTAAAGAAGCAGGAGCTGCAGCCAGGCACTGCCTATAAGTTCCGCGTCGCCGGGATCAATGCCTGTGGCCGGGGGCCCTTCAGTGAGATCTCAGCCTTTAAAACATGTCTGCCTGGCTTCCCGGGGGCCCCGTGTGCCATTAAAATCAGCAAA AGTCCAGACGGTGCTCACCTCACCTGGGAGCCGCCCTCTGTGACCTCCGGCAAGATCATCGAGTACTCAGTTTACCTGGCCATCCAGAGCGCACAGGCCGGCGGCGAGACCAAGAGCTCGACCCCAGCGCAGCTGGCCTTCATGCGGGTGTACTGCGggcccagcccctcctgcctcGTGCAGTCCTCCAGCCTCTCCAACGCCCACATCGACTACACCACCAAGCCCGCCATCATCTTCCGCATCGCCGCCCGCAACGAGAAGGGCTATGGCCCAGCCACCCAAGTCAGGTGGTTGCaag AAACCAGTAAAGACAGCTCTGGCGCCAAGCCGGCCAGCAAGCGGCCCATGTCGTCTCCAGAAAT GAAATCCGCGCCAAAGAAATCGAAGGCAGACGGTCAGTGA